In Ignavibacteria bacterium, one DNA window encodes the following:
- a CDS encoding tetratricopeptide repeat protein translates to MEELILKLQTEDPDKQKEIFDNILLLITDIDPVIAQKQAKRLLNLTKKIPDLYCYNHVLLFYARYGSYEEQKNNAKASILLAEQRNDLLLKAKSYGRLSEIYKENLQYDSMIILLFKARDIFRTLGDKKNEVNMLHDLGNIYFVAGLLDKAEYCFKEVYKLRGDLAAWKEWRKFVITNNFGLIESKRSNYDKAIFYYLKALNDMLADKNNIMGFSDSVRMVYLYSTLSEFYFTKKNMTVHGYIFQRHKNLIQFINILTL, encoded by the coding sequence TTGGAAGAACTAATCTTAAAACTCCAAACCGAAGATCCGGATAAACAAAAAGAAATTTTCGATAACATACTCCTCTTAATCACTGACATTGATCCAGTCATAGCTCAAAAACAAGCAAAGAGATTATTAAATCTGACAAAAAAAATCCCTGACCTGTACTGTTATAACCATGTGCTTCTGTTTTATGCAAGATATGGTTCATATGAGGAGCAGAAAAACAATGCAAAAGCTTCAATTCTTTTAGCTGAGCAGCGGAATGACTTGCTATTGAAAGCAAAATCATATGGGCGTTTAAGTGAGATTTATAAAGAAAATCTTCAATACGATTCTATGATCATTTTGCTTTTTAAAGCTAGAGATATTTTCAGAACTTTAGGCGATAAAAAAAACGAAGTTAATATGCTCCACGATTTGGGAAACATATATTTTGTGGCAGGACTTTTAGATAAGGCAGAATATTGCTTCAAGGAAGTATATAAATTGAGAGGTGACTTAGCAGCTTGGAAAGAATGGAGAAAATTTGTTATAACAAATAATTTTGGGTTGATTGAAAGTAAACGTTCAAATTACGATAAAGCAATATTCTACTATCTTAAAGCATTAAATGATATGCTCGCCGATAAAAATAATATCATGGGTTTTTCAGATTCTGTAAGAATGGTATATTTATATTCTACTCTCTCAGAATTTTATTTTACAAAAAAAAATATGACAGTTCATGGATATATATTTCAAAGGCACAAAAATTTGATTCAATTTATAAATATCCTGACTCTATAA